The following proteins come from a genomic window of Hydractinia symbiolongicarpus strain clone_291-10 chromosome 2, HSymV2.1, whole genome shotgun sequence:
- the LOC130627189 gene encoding uncharacterized protein LOC130627189 has product MTSLGLKRKLPSPEKPKDPELTVEEALQQEIQKLEATIANMKVEITKKENSLLAEINSLQTEVDENKFTVDRFKYNTAHFKFYTGFESYEMFKLVLEYLQPAADSLIYWGSNTNIANTKTYNGKRGRSRATTAETEFFMILIRLRCGFPIEDMAIRFNMSTSNVSRIFITWIDFLHTQLRVLPIWASKKTVAETMPKCFKDLYPTTHVIIDCTEIFTEMPSSYRSQSATFSSYKHHNTAKGLVGIAPSGAVTFVSDLYAGRSSDQKITRHSGILNLLEHGDSLMADRGFDIEEDLPDGVTLNIPAFLKGKTQLHLGEELETRRIASVRVHVERAINRVKNFRILQSIFPLSMAPDLNKVWVICCYLVNFLPPLIAQNEE; this is encoded by the coding sequence aTGACTAGTCTTGGTTTAAAAAGAAAGCTACCTTCCCCTGAAAAACCTAAAGATCCTGAGCTGACTGTAGAAGAGGCATTACAGCAAGAGATTCAAAAATTGGAAGCCACCATAGCTAATATGAAagttgaaataacaaaaaaagaaaactcattATTAGCAGAGATAAATTCTTTACAAacagaagttgatgaaaataaatttacagtGGACAGATTTAAatacaacactgcacattttaaattttacactgGTTTTGAAAGCTACGAAATGTTTAAACTTGTACTTGAATATTTACAACCAGCTGCTGACTCTCTAATATACTGGGGATCAAATACTAACATTGCAAACACAAAAACCTATAATGGTAAACGTGGGCGATCCAGAGCTACAACAGCtgaaacagaattttttatgattCTTATTAGACTTCGCTGTGGATTTCCTATTGAAGACATGGCAATACGATTTAACATGTCGACTAGTAATGTAAGTCGAATATTCATTACTTGGATAGACTTTTTGCACACTCAACTGAGAGTACTTCCTATATGGGCTTCAAAAAAAACAGTAGCAGAGACAATgccaaaatgttttaaagatttatatcCCACAACACATGTTATAATAGACTGTACAGAAATATTTACAGAGATGCCTTCTTCATACCGCAGCCAATCAGCTACTTTTTCCAGCTATAAACATCACAACACTGCTAAAGGATTGGTAGGGATTGCACCAAGTGGAGCAGTTACATTCGTATCTGATTTATATGCTGGAAGAAGTAGTGACCAAAAAATTACTCGACACAgtggaattttaaatttattagaaCATGGTGACTCGTTAATGGCTGATCGAGGATTCGATATTGAAGAGGATTTACCTGATGGAGTTACTCTTAATATACCTGCGTTTCTAAAAGGTAAAACACAACTACATTTGGGAGAAGAACTTGAAACTAGAAGAATTGCTTCTGTAAGAGTTCATGTGGAGAGAGCAATTAATCGAGTTAAAAACTTTAGAATTTTACAGTCAATATTTCCATTGTCAATGGCACCTGATTTAAATAAAGTCTGGGTAATTTGCTGTTATTTAGTCAATTTTCTTCCACCACTTATAGCACAGAATGAGgaataa